The nucleotide sequence AGGCACCCAGGCCAGGCCATGGAGGCGCGTGGCTGCCCGCGTCCGAGGAGAGATAGACCGCCTTGCCCGCGGCGGCCCTCAGGTGCGGCAACGCCGCCGCCGTCGCGAGCGACGCGCCTATGACGTTGGTGTCAAAGACCCGCCGCCAGGTGTCGGCGTCGGTTTCGGCCAGCCGAACGAGGGGGCTGATGGCGGGGGCGTAGACGAGGTTGTCGATCCCCCCCAGCGCGTCGGCCGCCGCGGCAAGCGCCGATCGGCACGACGCTTCATCGGTAACGTCGCATTCGACGGCGACGGTCCCCGGCCCCGCTTCCTTGGCGGCGGCCTCCGTTCGCTCGCGCCGCCGGGCCAGAAGTGCGACATGATCGCCACGCCGCGCAAGTCCAACACCAATGCAGCGCCCCAGCCCGCTCGAGGCTCCGATCACCACGGTCTTTGACATAACCCGCCTTCACCAGCCGATGTCACTCCCCCGGCGCCATGGCCTGGAAGGATGCCGGCGCGATTCCCTTCGATCCACGGCGCGCAAGGTCGCATCGACGCTGCGCGAAGAGCCCCGCGCAAGCCACAGCGTATCGGCCGTACCCGGACCGCGTAAGGCGTTCGGTGGCCCGAAGATCGCCGACGTCTACTCGGTGACCGCTTGCAGCACCACGCTGCTGCGCGCGTCAACGACGATCGTGGCCGCCGCCGGCAGAGCCCCGGCCGAAGTCGCTGTTGCGGCAGCGGTA is from Mycobacterium marinum and encodes:
- a CDS encoding SDR family oxidoreductase, whose amino-acid sequence is MSKTVVIGASSGLGRCIGVGLARRGDHVALLARRRERTEAAAKEAGPGTVAVECDVTDEASCRSALAAAADALGGIDNLVYAPAISPLVRLAETDADTWRRVFDTNVIGASLATAAALPHLRAAAGKAVYLSSDAGSHAPPWPGLGAYGVSKAALERLVEAWRAEHPEIGFTCVIVGECAGGEGDAQTGMNIGWDRELAMKAYPLWLARGCMPGKLMPVEDLVNIVHTILRTDAATSIPVVIARGASAPAGVLDAGQS